A portion of the Papaver somniferum cultivar HN1 unplaced genomic scaffold, ASM357369v1 unplaced-scaffold_47, whole genome shotgun sequence genome contains these proteins:
- the LOC113342742 gene encoding uncharacterized protein LOC113342742 isoform X1, translated as MEGSIDYDPITPELYQRVSSIIHVKEEDVITISCSPMNSGYRCRLLRLLAGQFKIYFKPSRVAIVVASMCSQFCSPGTMSSYYAGYFSGDKKSQAQQQVTSRVPKNPKHNSLKLKSYSLAYQELIQVYFEATDVIINSIIVSQCSAKWTTTPVII; from the exons ATGGAAGGATCAATTGATTATGATCCCATTACTCCTGAACTGTATCAAAGGGTATCTTCAATAATCCATGTGAAAGAGGAAGATGTCATTACCATCTCTTGTTCACCAATGAATTCTGGTTATCGTTGTCGTCTTTTGAGGTTACTGGCAGGGCAGTTCAAAATTTATTTCAAACCTTCAAgg GTTGCCATTGTTGTGGCTAGTATGTGTTCACAATTTTGCTCTCCAGGTACCATG TCTTCTTATTATGCAGGGTACTTCTCGGGTGACAAAAAATCCCAAGCACAACAGCAGGTTACTTCTAGGGTGCCAAAAAATCCCAAGCACAACAGCCTGAAGCTAAAGTCGTATTCGCTTGCATACCAGGAGCTGATCCAAGTTTACTTCGAAGCGACTGATGTTATTATCAACTCTATCATTGTTTCTCAGTGTAGTGCTAAGTGGACTACCACTCCTGTAATAATATAG
- the LOC113342742 gene encoding uncharacterized protein LOC113342742 isoform X2 — translation MEGSIDYDPITPELYQRVSSIIHVKEEDVITISCSPMNSGYRCRLLRLLAGQFKIYFKPSRVAIVVASMCSQFCSPGYFSGDKKSQAQQQVTSRVPKNPKHNSLKLKSYSLAYQELIQVYFEATDVIINSIIVSQCSAKWTTTPVII, via the exons ATGGAAGGATCAATTGATTATGATCCCATTACTCCTGAACTGTATCAAAGGGTATCTTCAATAATCCATGTGAAAGAGGAAGATGTCATTACCATCTCTTGTTCACCAATGAATTCTGGTTATCGTTGTCGTCTTTTGAGGTTACTGGCAGGGCAGTTCAAAATTTATTTCAAACCTTCAAgg GTTGCCATTGTTGTGGCTAGTATGTGTTCACAATTTTGCTCTCCAG GGTACTTCTCGGGTGACAAAAAATCCCAAGCACAACAGCAGGTTACTTCTAGGGTGCCAAAAAATCCCAAGCACAACAGCCTGAAGCTAAAGTCGTATTCGCTTGCATACCAGGAGCTGATCCAAGTTTACTTCGAAGCGACTGATGTTATTATCAACTCTATCATTGTTTCTCAGTGTAGTGCTAAGTGGACTACCACTCCTGTAATAATATAG